In a genomic window of Acidimicrobiales bacterium:
- a CDS encoding VOC family protein: protein MAQPVIHFEVVGPDGKALQDYYSSLFDWKIDSNNPVNYGMVEPGPGGIAGGVSASPDGRPAVTFYVQVPDLQAALDKAEKLGGKTVMPPMDVPGGPSIAHFTDPAGNLIGLVK from the coding sequence ATGGCCCAACCAGTCATCCACTTCGAGGTCGTCGGCCCGGACGGCAAGGCGCTCCAGGACTACTACAGCTCGCTGTTCGACTGGAAGATCGATTCCAACAATCCGGTGAACTACGGCATGGTCGAGCCCGGCCCCGGCGGCATCGCCGGTGGCGTCTCGGCGTCGCCGGACGGCCGGCCGGCAGTGACCTTCTACGTCCAGGTGCCGGACCTCCAGGCGGCGCTGGACAAAGCCGAGAAGCTTGGCGGCAAGACCGTGATGCCACCCATGGACGTGCCCGGCGGTCCCTCCATCGCCCACTTCACCGACCCCGCCGGGAACCTGATCGGGCTCGTCAAGTGA